One stretch of Tenrec ecaudatus isolate mTenEca1 chromosome 18, mTenEca1.hap1, whole genome shotgun sequence DNA includes these proteins:
- the CEBPG gene encoding LOW QUALITY PROTEIN: CCAAT/enhancer-binding protein gamma (The sequence of the model RefSeq protein was modified relative to this genomic sequence to represent the inferred CDS: inserted 2 bases in 1 codon): MGGEAGGRGCGSGGGCGFRNRRSSLLARGLRGLGRVGPRGAARSGDRLRAGRLEAQVHVKVPWQFNLETAAHLVPVFTCXLARERAQMSKILQPNSTAGVNGISVIHPQPHASGLQQVPQLVPAGPGGGGKAVAPSKQSKKSSPMDRNSDEYRQRRERNNMAVKKSRLKSKQKAQDTLQRVNQLKEENERLEAKIKLLTKELSVLKDLFLEHAHNLADNVQPISTDSTAMPPTPPMNAGSTGQ, translated from the exons ATGGGAGGGGAAGCCGGAGGCCGCGGCTGCGGATCGGGCGGAGGCTGCGGGTTTCGTAACCGTCGCTCCTCCTTGCTGGCTCGCGGGCTGCGAGGCCTGGGTCGGGTAGGGCCGCGCGGGGCCGCTCGGAGTGGAGACCGCCTACGGGCGGGCAGGCTGGAGGCGCAG GTACATGTGAAGGTTCCTTGGCAGTTTAACCTGGAAACCGCTGCTCACCTTGTCCCCGTTTTCACCTG GCTGGCCAGGGAGCGTGCCCAAATGAGCAAGATTTTGCAGCCGAACAGCACCGCCGGAGTCAATGGAATAAGCGTTATTCATCCCCAGCCCCATGCCAGTGGCTTGCAGCAGGTCCCACAGCTGGTGCCCGCTGGCCCTGGAGGCGGCGGCAAAGCGGTGGCGCCCAGCAAGCAGAGCAAAAAGAGCTCACCCATGGATCGCAACAGCGACGAGTACCGCCAGCGCCGCGAGAGGAACAACATGGCCGTAAAAAAGAGCCGGCTGAAAAGCAAGCAGAAGGCCCAGGATACCCTACAGAGAGTGAACCAGCTCAAAGAAGAGAACGAACGGTTGGAAGCCAAAATTAAACTGCTGACTAAGGAATTGAGTGTATTGAAAGACCTGTTCCTGGAGCATGCGCATAACCTTGCCGACAATGTGCAGCCCATCAGCACTGACAGCACAGCCATGCCGCCCACTCCACCAATGAACGCCGGTAGCACCGGCCAGTAG